From Orenia marismortui DSM 5156, one genomic window encodes:
- a CDS encoding helix-turn-helix domain-containing protein, whose protein sequence is MAKNYTKDFKLKVVKIYLEGKMGYRTIKKRFDIGSTSTIRNWVKNYRLNGEKGLENKRRTRKNQSKKDSSEEEILRLKAENDYLKKLLDIESRDIPKL, encoded by the coding sequence ATGGCTAAAAATTATACTAAAGACTTTAAATTAAAAGTTGTTAAGATATATTTAGAAGGAAAAATGGGTTATAGAACAATTAAAAAAAGGTTTGATATAGGATCTACTTCTACTATTAGAAATTGGGTTAAAAATTATAGATTAAATGGTGAAAAAGGGTTAGAGAATAAGAGGAGAACAAGAAAAAATCAATCTAAGAAAGACTCATCAGAAGAAGAAATTTTAAGACTGAAAGCAGAAAATGATTATTTAAAGAAGTTATTAGATATCGAGAGTAGGGATATCCCAAAGCTCTAA
- a CDS encoding M16 family metallopeptidase, with protein sequence MRKTLRILLISLLLFNLFIGVALAQKTDLSEEFFIPKLDYSHFKLDNGLKVYVFEDHKAPLAKFSIWYKVGSIDEPEGITGISHLLEHTMFLGTEALGKDQVHKLVKSVGGVNNASTYYDYTMYYEEIPSTKLELAMAIESDRMENLKIDKEEFSREKEVVKQERRMRVENNIFSSAMEEIQAKAFPNSSLHHQVIGWMNDLNNITVDDMREHYTKYYAPNNAIMVVTGDVDPKKVHQLAKKYYGDYKAQEIKRLKNIEVKQNQERVIKLEKRTKVPIIAMMYKIPSGDHPDMPAIKALLDILINNSSSRVKTELQKNKRMILESGGFTIDLRIPGYALLYTVPLSENFIDQVQEEFDKELEKIIDNGVSYKELEIVKKDSLKDIIFRQKDISSAAELVATSLIRYDNPKLYQQNIKRLKNLTVEDIQKVAKKYFIKSNRTIGYILPQKNKKNKGVGE encoded by the coding sequence ATGAGAAAGACATTAAGAATACTATTAATTTCTTTATTATTATTTAATCTGTTTATTGGTGTAGCTTTAGCCCAAAAGACAGATTTAAGTGAAGAATTTTTCATACCAAAATTAGATTATTCACATTTTAAATTGGATAATGGTTTAAAGGTTTATGTTTTTGAAGACCATAAAGCCCCATTAGCTAAATTTTCAATTTGGTATAAAGTTGGTTCTATCGATGAGCCCGAAGGAATTACAGGTATTTCCCATCTTTTAGAGCATACTATGTTTTTGGGAACAGAGGCCTTAGGGAAAGATCAAGTACATAAATTAGTTAAGTCTGTAGGTGGAGTTAATAATGCTTCTACATATTATGATTACACCATGTATTACGAAGAAATTCCTTCAACAAAGTTAGAATTAGCTATGGCAATTGAGTCAGATAGAATGGAAAATTTAAAAATAGATAAAGAAGAGTTTAGCCGAGAGAAAGAGGTAGTAAAACAAGAACGACGAATGAGAGTTGAAAATAATATTTTTAGCTCTGCCATGGAAGAGATTCAAGCCAAAGCATTTCCAAACTCTTCTCTACATCATCAGGTAATAGGATGGATGAATGATCTTAACAATATAACAGTAGATGATATGAGAGAACATTATACTAAATACTATGCTCCTAATAATGCAATAATGGTAGTAACTGGCGATGTTGATCCTAAAAAAGTTCATCAACTTGCTAAAAAATACTATGGAGACTATAAAGCACAAGAAATTAAAAGATTAAAGAATATAGAAGTTAAGCAAAATCAAGAAAGAGTAATCAAATTAGAAAAAAGAACCAAAGTACCTATTATAGCAATGATGTATAAAATTCCTAGTGGAGACCATCCAGATATGCCAGCTATAAAAGCATTACTTGATATTTTAATTAATAATTCTTCTTCTAGAGTTAAAACTGAGCTACAAAAAAATAAAAGAATGATTTTAGAATCTGGTGGATTTACTATAGATTTACGCATACCTGGATATGCTTTGTTATATACTGTTCCCTTATCAGAAAATTTTATAGATCAGGTACAAGAAGAATTTGATAAAGAGTTAGAAAAAATAATTGATAATGGTGTTAGCTATAAAGAATTAGAAATAGTCAAGAAAGATTCGTTAAAAGATATTATTTTTAGGCAGAAAGATATCTCATCTGCTGCTGAATTAGTAGCTACTAGTTTGATACGTTATGATAATCCTAAACTATATCAACAGAATATAAAAAGATTAAAGAACTTAACTGTTGAAGATATTCAGAAGGTTGCCAAGAAATATTTTATAAAGAGTAATAGAACAATAGGATATATCTTACCTCAAAAAAATAAGAAAAATAAGGGAGTAGGGGAGTGA
- a CDS encoding M48 family metallopeptidase produces the protein MKRLRKSLFILPILCLFLLLINFSVYAVSDIEKEIAKQNVEKYKEKFGLAELSTKEEKRINNIFDRLTVKAHPDAIDLNFKLYVIDAPVLNAAYMGDGHMMVFKGLLDQVENDNQLAAIIAHEIGHGVNDDIQDSINIIQGIQLGGALVDLITKDSENRDSSNLIANISMILLKKGFDRGQEKEADYYSVFLTKKAGYDPHGTIGVMKLLKRKSGGSSDSELAELFSDHPNLDNRIEYLTALVTEVENAEKLYYSPVATASRLAQGILSSNNSLIYSTYTESIQEAISLERFSTNYQINKVIDKVKLLKTDSNLSYDMKLRNQVDGTARVAINYLSGVEIISLAIDLMKTEYGWRVVREPRLYESR, from the coding sequence ATGAAAAGGTTAAGAAAGAGTTTATTTATTCTACCTATACTATGTTTGTTCTTATTATTAATTAATTTTTCTGTATATGCAGTTTCAGACATAGAGAAAGAAATAGCAAAACAGAATGTAGAAAAATATAAAGAAAAGTTTGGCTTAGCTGAATTAAGCACTAAGGAAGAAAAAAGGATTAATAATATTTTTGATAGATTAACAGTTAAGGCTCACCCTGATGCTATAGATTTGAACTTTAAATTATATGTCATTGATGCCCCTGTCTTAAATGCTGCCTATATGGGTGATGGGCATATGATGGTATTTAAAGGGTTATTAGATCAAGTGGAAAATGATAATCAATTAGCAGCTATTATAGCCCATGAGATTGGGCATGGAGTTAATGATGATATTCAGGATAGTATCAATATTATTCAGGGGATTCAGTTAGGTGGAGCATTAGTAGACTTAATAACTAAAGATAGTGAGAATCGAGATAGCAGTAATCTAATTGCTAATATTAGTATGATCTTATTAAAGAAGGGTTTTGACAGAGGTCAAGAAAAAGAAGCCGATTATTATTCAGTATTCTTAACTAAGAAGGCTGGATATGACCCACATGGTACAATAGGGGTTATGAAATTATTGAAAAGAAAATCTGGTGGTAGTAGTGATTCAGAGTTGGCTGAGTTATTTTCTGATCACCCTAATTTAGATAATCGGATTGAGTACTTAACAGCTTTGGTAACTGAAGTTGAAAATGCTGAAAAACTATACTATTCACCAGTAGCTACTGCTAGTAGGTTAGCCCAAGGAATATTATCATCTAATAATAGTTTGATTTATTCTACCTATACAGAGAGTATACAAGAAGCTATTAGTTTAGAAAGATTCAGTACTAATTATCAAATTAATAAAGTAATAGATAAGGTTAAATTATTAAAAACAGATTCTAACTTAAGCTATGATATGAAGTTAAGAAATCAAGTGGATGGTACTGCTAGAGTTGCGATTAATTATTTAAGTGGTGTTGAAATAATCTCTTTAGCAATTGATCTAATGAAAACAGAATATGGATGGAGAGTTGTTAGAGAACCGAGGCTTTATGAGAGCAGATAA
- a CDS encoding PTS sugar transporter subunit IIA → MKLSNLLTLNLIKVGLEGDNKEKVLEEMVDLFEKDGRISSKEEFYHKILEREAAGTTGMGRGVAIPHGKSEVVKELSFAMGISKKGVDFDSRDNRPVQIFFMIADFVGRSSGYLDLLSQISTLIRKEEFRKEILKVENKDEVIDVIKKYEQ, encoded by the coding sequence ATGAAACTTAGTAATCTGTTGACTTTAAACTTAATTAAAGTTGGGCTAGAAGGGGATAATAAAGAGAAGGTTTTGGAAGAGATGGTTGATTTGTTTGAAAAGGATGGTAGAATTTCTTCTAAAGAAGAGTTTTATCATAAGATATTGGAAAGAGAAGCAGCAGGAACAACTGGAATGGGGAGAGGAGTGGCGATTCCTCATGGTAAAAGTGAGGTTGTTAAAGAGTTATCTTTTGCTATGGGAATCTCTAAAAAAGGAGTAGATTTTGATAGTCGTGATAATAGACCTGTTCAAATTTTCTTTATGATTGCTGATTTTGTAGGACGATCTTCAGGTTATTTAGATTTATTATCTCAAATATCTACTCTGATTAGAAAAGAAGAATTTAGAAAAGAGATATTAAAAGTGGAGAATAAAGATGAAGTAATAGATGTAATTAAAAAGTATGAGCAATAA